From the Opitutus sp. ER46 genome, one window contains:
- a CDS encoding aspartate aminotransferase family protein, which yields MTSPAGNAFSSLEWGRVDLSQVPSITVPPPGPLSQQQHAQCTRYFKGLSSQVKLFPVAFESGQGCVLRDVDGNRYIDFSSGIYVTTLGHCHPKVSEAIARMASQLMNAHDFTTPVKTQLMEKLAQVLPGDFHGFQLYDSGTTAVEAGIRVLRAATGQHEILSCFYDYHGKTYGSVSLGQIRSHVYGAVRAPGSHMLPRPDTYRPMWTKADGTIDTDKYLEFYEQYLNRATVGSVAGFVLEPIQGWGGSVMPPDDFFPKVRQFCDRHRILLMADEVLTGWGRTGKWLCLEHWGVVPDVVTIGKGFGNGFPVTCVAVREPYKESFESISASSSYGGNPMACAAALASTQVIEEEGLLAHAEKLGRLALRRMQRMHQAHRIIGDVRAKGCLMGIELVKDRTTKEPFDQAGALVYQRAFRKGLAWIPAGHILRMSPPIVMDEDTLLKGLDLIDEAIGETERELGYR from the coding sequence ATGACCTCTCCCGCTGGTAACGCATTTTCCTCCCTGGAATGGGGCCGCGTCGATCTCTCCCAAGTGCCCAGCATCACGGTGCCGCCGCCCGGCCCGCTCTCGCAGCAGCAGCACGCGCAGTGCACCCGCTATTTCAAGGGCCTCAGCAGTCAGGTGAAGCTGTTCCCCGTCGCGTTTGAATCCGGCCAGGGCTGCGTGCTGCGCGACGTCGACGGCAACCGCTACATCGACTTTTCCTCCGGCATCTACGTGACGACGTTGGGGCACTGCCATCCCAAGGTCAGCGAGGCCATCGCGCGCATGGCCTCCCAGCTGATGAATGCCCACGATTTCACCACGCCGGTGAAAACTCAGCTGATGGAAAAGCTCGCGCAGGTGCTGCCGGGCGATTTCCACGGTTTCCAATTGTACGACTCCGGCACCACGGCCGTGGAAGCCGGCATCCGCGTGCTCCGCGCCGCCACCGGCCAGCACGAGATTCTCAGCTGCTTCTACGACTACCACGGCAAGACCTATGGCTCCGTGTCGCTCGGCCAGATCCGTTCCCACGTCTACGGCGCGGTCCGCGCGCCCGGTTCGCACATGCTGCCGCGGCCCGACACCTACCGGCCGATGTGGACCAAGGCGGACGGCACCATCGACACGGACAAGTACCTCGAATTCTACGAGCAGTACCTGAATCGGGCCACGGTGGGCAGCGTTGCCGGCTTTGTCCTTGAACCCATCCAGGGCTGGGGCGGCTCGGTCATGCCGCCCGATGACTTTTTCCCGAAGGTCCGCCAGTTCTGCGACCGGCACCGGATTCTGCTCATGGCCGATGAGGTGCTCACCGGCTGGGGCCGCACCGGCAAATGGCTTTGCCTCGAGCACTGGGGCGTCGTGCCCGACGTCGTGACAATCGGCAAGGGCTTCGGCAACGGCTTCCCGGTCACCTGTGTGGCCGTCCGCGAGCCCTACAAAGAGAGTTTCGAGTCGATCTCGGCCTCGAGCAGCTACGGCGGCAATCCGATGGCCTGTGCCGCCGCCCTCGCCTCCACGCAGGTGATCGAGGAGGAAGGGCTGCTGGCGCACGCTGAAAAGCTCGGCCGGCTTGCCCTGCGTCGCATGCAGCGGATGCACCAGGCGCACCGCATTATCGGCGATGTCCGCGCGAAGGGCTGCCTGATGGGCATCGAACTTGTCAAGGACCGCACCACAAAGGAGCCCTTCGACCAGGCGGGCGCGCTCGTTTACCAGCGGGCGTTCCGCAAGGGCCTCGCCTGGATTCCCGCCGGGCACATCCTGCGGATGAGCCCGCCGATCGTCATGGACGAGGACACGCTACTGAAGGGCCTCGACCTTATCGACGAAGCCATCGGCGAGACCGAGCGGGAACTGGGCTACCGTTGA
- a CDS encoding DeoR/GlpR family DNA-binding transcription regulator produces MVKKLPSAARQAIIRDRLAQQPGVSITELAQEFAVSEMTIRRDFDALEEKLQIQRTHGGAVLTERMMFEFDYRERRERNRAEKCAIAAEARKLIRPGQRLMLDNGTTSLELAALLKDGERLTVVTPSLAVASELQHASGVEVVLLGGVLREGSPDLTGPLTEHCLEMFTVDLAFQGADAIGPDGAIYNVDMRLARVDRTMRRVAERCCILADHTKLGRTALARSGTLADVDIFLTDTGAPSALLKRYARLGVKIVTPAVLTAQP; encoded by the coding sequence ATGGTCAAGAAACTCCCCTCCGCTGCCCGGCAGGCGATCATCCGCGATCGCCTGGCCCAACAGCCGGGAGTGTCGATCACCGAACTGGCGCAGGAATTCGCCGTGAGCGAGATGACGATCCGCCGCGACTTTGACGCGCTGGAGGAGAAGTTGCAGATCCAGCGGACGCATGGCGGCGCGGTGTTGACCGAGCGGATGATGTTCGAATTCGACTACCGCGAGCGGCGGGAGCGAAACCGGGCCGAAAAGTGCGCGATCGCCGCGGAGGCCCGGAAGCTGATCCGGCCGGGCCAGCGGCTGATGCTCGACAACGGCACGACGTCGCTCGAGCTGGCCGCGCTCCTGAAGGATGGCGAGCGGCTGACCGTCGTCACCCCGAGCCTCGCGGTGGCGTCGGAACTGCAGCATGCGAGTGGGGTGGAGGTGGTGCTGCTCGGTGGCGTGTTGCGCGAGGGCAGTCCGGACCTGACCGGTCCGCTCACGGAGCACTGCCTGGAAATGTTTACGGTTGATCTGGCCTTCCAGGGGGCGGACGCCATCGGACCCGACGGGGCCATCTACAACGTGGATATGCGCCTGGCCCGTGTGGATCGGACGATGCGCCGCGTTGCCGAGCGCTGCTGCATCCTGGCGGATCACACCAAGCTTGGCCGCACCGCGCTGGCGCGCTCAGGGACGCTGGCTGACGTGGACATTTTCCTTACCGATACCGGGGCGCCCAGCGCGCTGCTGAAGCGCTATGCGCGCCTTGGCGTGAAAATCGTGACTCCCGCTGTTCTTACGGCCCAGCCCTAG
- a CDS encoding aldolase, producing MTLYRLNRLFHPVSRRCFDVAIDHGFFDEVSFLSGIENIARAVEIVAAAGPDAIQLSVGQAHHLQVRPGRLKPSLVLRVDVANVYGRTLPRQLYSRMIDQAVEQALRLDAACVCVNLFRIPGEPEVGQQCVENILRLKPACEQCGLPMMVEPLVFRPHEQAGGYQVDGDERKILPLVRQAVELGADVVKADPTDDVTLYHRVIEVAGSVPVLVRGGGKVGDREILQRTIDLLAQGASGIVYGRNIIQHARPAAMTRALMGVVHEGWSLEAALATFAPSSGPAPQSPSSL from the coding sequence ATGACCCTCTACCGGCTGAACCGGCTCTTCCATCCCGTCTCCCGTCGCTGCTTCGACGTCGCGATCGACCATGGTTTTTTCGACGAGGTATCGTTTCTTTCCGGCATCGAAAACATTGCCCGCGCCGTCGAAATCGTCGCCGCTGCGGGACCAGACGCGATCCAGCTCAGCGTCGGCCAGGCGCATCATCTCCAGGTGCGGCCCGGACGGCTCAAGCCCTCGCTGGTCCTGCGCGTCGACGTGGCCAACGTCTATGGCCGCACGTTGCCGCGCCAGTTGTACAGCCGGATGATTGACCAAGCCGTGGAACAGGCCCTCCGCCTTGATGCCGCCTGCGTTTGCGTAAACCTATTTCGGATTCCCGGCGAACCCGAGGTTGGCCAGCAGTGCGTCGAGAACATCCTCCGGCTGAAGCCCGCGTGCGAGCAATGCGGCCTGCCGATGATGGTCGAGCCGCTCGTGTTCCGCCCCCATGAGCAGGCCGGCGGCTACCAGGTTGATGGCGACGAGCGCAAGATCCTTCCGCTCGTGCGCCAGGCCGTGGAACTGGGCGCGGATGTCGTCAAGGCCGACCCGACCGACGACGTCACGCTGTACCATCGCGTCATCGAGGTCGCGGGCTCCGTGCCGGTGCTCGTTCGCGGGGGCGGCAAGGTCGGCGATCGCGAGATTCTCCAACGCACCATCGATCTGCTGGCCCAGGGTGCTTCCGGCATCGTCTACGGACGCAACATCATCCAACATGCCCGACCAGCCGCCATGACCCGGGCACTCATGGGCGTGGTCCACGAGGGCTGGTCGCTCGAAGCTGCCCTGGCCACGTTCGCCCCGTCCTCCGGTCCCGCTCCACAATCCCCCTCCAGCTTATGA
- a CDS encoding FGGY-family carbohydrate kinase has product MTLLLGIDLGTSYFKVGVFDPAGGLRGLGRVPVEKSAPHPGWAELEVGQFWTLLRTALGQALQQAQATPRDIAALSYSSQANTFVLLDRNGAALTPLVFWNDHRAEVPEAFARFGATESFQRTVGFAGVTAEAAVVKWHWYRRHKPAWWAQARRALTLSDYFTLALTGEPVGDASTAALLGMYDLRERGWWPMALAEFGVDPALLATPLAPGSASGRTSRGAERWLGLAAGVPFAVGGLDHHVAAIGSGLGVFADTSISTGTVLAALRIVAEIAPVPHCFHGPHGAGTGYYRLAFHPAGAGQLEQFQREFAPGRTIAELIAAAAALPPGSRPAAARWSASWGAEPAKAVRQLLEEIGWTHRSLIAAVAGGVPVRSIAATGGGARSAAWLAIKADLLGVPIVTLACPERACLGAAVLAAVAAGRYPTIGEAARAMVRPERTHQPDARRHAAYVASAPDRSAAPV; this is encoded by the coding sequence ATGACCCTGCTCCTCGGCATCGACCTCGGTACCTCGTACTTCAAGGTGGGCGTGTTCGATCCTGCCGGCGGGCTCCGGGGCCTGGGCCGCGTGCCCGTCGAGAAATCGGCGCCGCACCCCGGCTGGGCGGAGCTGGAAGTGGGGCAGTTCTGGACGCTGTTGCGCACCGCCCTGGGGCAGGCCCTCCAGCAGGCGCAGGCGACGCCGCGCGACATCGCCGCGCTCTCGTATTCCTCCCAGGCCAACACGTTTGTCCTGTTGGACCGGAACGGCGCCGCCCTCACCCCGCTCGTGTTCTGGAACGATCATCGGGCCGAGGTGCCGGAGGCGTTCGCCCGGTTCGGCGCGACCGAATCATTCCAGCGCACCGTGGGGTTTGCCGGGGTCACCGCCGAAGCCGCCGTCGTGAAATGGCACTGGTACCGGCGACACAAGCCGGCGTGGTGGGCGCAGGCCCGGCGCGCGCTGACGCTGTCGGACTACTTCACGCTCGCGCTGACCGGAGAGCCGGTGGGCGACGCGAGCACGGCCGCGCTGCTGGGGATGTACGATCTCCGGGAGCGCGGGTGGTGGCCGATGGCCCTGGCGGAGTTTGGCGTCGATCCGGCGTTGCTGGCGACGCCGCTGGCACCGGGGAGCGCGTCGGGCCGAACCAGCCGCGGGGCGGAGCGTTGGCTGGGCCTGGCTGCCGGCGTGCCCTTTGCTGTCGGCGGGCTGGATCATCACGTGGCGGCGATCGGCTCCGGGCTGGGGGTGTTCGCCGATACGAGCATTTCGACGGGCACGGTGCTCGCGGCCCTGCGCATCGTGGCGGAGATCGCGCCGGTGCCGCACTGTTTCCATGGTCCGCATGGCGCCGGCACCGGCTACTACCGGCTGGCCTTTCATCCCGCGGGAGCGGGGCAGCTGGAGCAGTTTCAGCGGGAATTTGCGCCGGGCCGTACGATCGCGGAACTCATCGCCGCAGCCGCCGCGCTGCCGCCGGGGAGCCGGCCGGCCGCGGCCCGCTGGTCGGCGAGCTGGGGGGCCGAGCCGGCGAAGGCGGTGCGCCAGCTGCTCGAGGAGATTGGTTGGACGCACCGGTCGCTGATCGCCGCGGTGGCGGGCGGGGTGCCGGTCCGGAGCATAGCGGCGACGGGCGGCGGCGCACGCAGTGCCGCCTGGCTGGCCATCAAAGCCGACCTGCTCGGCGTGCCGATCGTCACGCTCGCCTGTCCGGAGCGAGCCTGCCTGGGCGCTGCCGTGTTGGCGGCTGTCGCGGCCGGCCGGTATCCCACGATCGGCGAGGCCGCCCGCGCGATGGTCCGGCCGGAGCGAACCCATCAACCCGACGCGCGGCGGCACGCCGCTTACGTGGCCTCTGCACCTGACCGATCGGCGGCGCCGGTGTGA